TCATGATGTTGCCCTTGTGGACGAGGGTGACGCTCGGACGCTTGTGCTCGATGGCGTACTCGATGGCCTTGCGCACCAGGCGCTTGGAGCCGAACTCGCTGATGGGCTTGATGCCGATGCCGCTGTCCGGTCGAACGCCGCGCCCGAACTCCTGGGCGAGGAAGTCGATGACCTTGCGCGCCTCCTCGGAACGCGCCGGCCATTCGATCCCCGCGTAGATGTCCTCGGTGTTCTCGCGGAAGATGACGATGTCCAGCTTCTCCGGATGGCGCACCGGCGACGGCACGCCCTCGAACCAGCGCACGGGCCGGATGCAGGCGTACAGGTCCAGCTCCTGCCGCAGCGTGACGTTGAGGCTGCGGATGCCGCCTCCCACGGGCGTCGTCAGCGGCCCCTTGATGGCCACCCGATACGTCTTGATCGCCTCAAGCGTGGCGTCCGGCAGCCAGTCGCCCGTGAGGTTGTGCGCCTTCTCGCCCGCGAGCACCTCCATCCAGGCGATGCGCCGCTTTCCCTGATACGCCTTCTCGACGGCGGCGTCGAACACGCGGACGGACGCCCGCCAGATGTCCGGGCCCGTGCCGTCGCCTTCGATGAACGGGATGATCGGCCGGTCGGGCACGTGCAGCCGCCCGTTTTCGTAACGGATCGGCTGACCGTCCGCCGGAGGGTTGAAAACCGCGCCCACTTCCTGGACCTCCTGGGAAAAGGTTGGGCGGACAGGCTGCGTCCGCCGGGACCCATTGTACCGCAGGCGCAAGCGCGCAGGGGGCGGCGGGCATACTTGGCGACGGAGGGACGCGGGTGACGCAAGCGAAGGAAGGCGCGGCGCTCTGGGTCCGCGGCGCCGAGGTCTACGCGCCGGAACCCCTCGGTCGCAAGGATGTGCTGGCGGTGCACGGGCGCATCACGGCCATCGCCGACCGCCTGCCGACGCCCCCCGCCTGGCTGCCCGGGGAGGAGATCGACGGCCGCGGCCTGCGTCTTGCGCCCGGCCTGATCGACGGCCACGTGCACATCCTGGGCGGCGGGGGCGAGGGCGGGCCCACGACGAGAGCGCCCGAGGTGACGGTCGAGGCGCTCGTCACCGGCGGGATCACGACGATCGTCGGCCTCCTGGGCTTCGACAGCGTCACGCGCTCCGTGATCTCGCTGCTGGCGAAGGCGCGCGCCCTGCAGGAGGAAGGCGTGTCCGCGTGGATCTACACCGGCTCCTACCAGGTGCCCCCGCGCACGGTCACGGGCGACGTTGAAACCGACATCGTGCTGATCCGCGAGGTCGTCGGTGTCGGCGAGATCGCCATCGCCGACCAGCGCGCGTCGCAGGCGGACCTTGGCGAGATCGTCCGGCTCGCGGCGCGGGCGCGCATCGGCGGCTTCCTCGCGAACAAGTCCGGCCGGGTTCACCTGCACGTGGGCGACGGTCCGGCCGGCCTGGAGCCGTTGGTCGAGGCCGTCGCGCGGACGGACCTGCCCCTCTCCCAGTTCTACCCGACGCACGTGAACCGCCAGCCGCGCCTGCTGGAGCAGGCCGCGGAACTCGCCCGCCAGGGCGTGCCCGTCGACGTGACGGCGTCCGCCACGCCGGAGCTCGACGCCCCCGACGCCGTCCCGCCGGACGAGGCGGTGCGCCGGCTGCTGGACAGCGGCGTCGACCCGGGACTCGTCACGATGAGTTCCGACGGCAACGGCAGCCTGCCGGCCTTCGACGAGCACGGCGACCTCGTGTCGGTGGAGGTCGGATCGGTCCACATCCTCTGGGAAAAGCTGCGGCGCACGGTGACGCGCGCGGGGGTGCCACTGGAGACGGCGCTGCGGCTCGCGACCGAGAATGTCGCGCAAATCCTCAAGCTGCCGGGCAAGGGGCGCGTGGCGCCGGGCATGGACGCCGACTTCATCCTGCTGGACGACGATCTTCGCCTGCGCGCCGTCATCGCCGGCGGCCGCGTCGCGGCCAGGGACGGCAAACCGCTTCTGCACGGCCCCTTCGAGGCCAGGGCGCGCGCCGGCGCCCGGCGTCCATCCAACTGAGGCTTCCCACGACGGCGGTCAACGGTCCGTGGTTTCCGTCCGGCGAAGCATCCGCTCACGCAGGTCCGCCCGCGGCCACACGGCCTGGTACACCGTGCCGCGGCCGACCGGCCCGTGCTCGCAGCTCGCCTCGACTTCGCAGACGAGCTTGCGCCCGTCGCATTCCGTCGCGCGGGCGCGGACCACGACGTGCGAGCCGACCGGCGCCGGGCCGAGATGGCGCACGTTCACGCCGATGCCGGCCCCTTCCTCGTCGGGCTCAAGGTGCGGCTCCAACACGCGCCGCGCGGCGAATTCCATGTAGTGGACGAGCCACCAGGTCGCCAGCACGGGGTGGATGACGCGGCCCTCGAACGCGGCTTCCATGCCGGGACGGACGTCGAACTCGACGACGGCCTCCTCGCCGGGGAGGATCGGTGAGCGCAAGTCCGGGCCTCTCTCTCCGTCAGACTTCCTTCATCTTCTCGAACGGGTTGCGGCAGGCCCGGCAATAGTAGATCGTGCGGCAGCGCGTCGGGCCGAAGTCGCTCTCGAGAACCGTCGCCGTCGAGCCGCAGTACGGGCAGGCCACGTTCTGCGCGGGCCGCGCCGCGGCGGGGCCTTCGCGCCGGGGCGGGGCGATGCCGAACGCCTGCAGGGCGGCTCTCCCCCGTTCCGTGACGCGGTCGCTGGACCAGGCCGGGCTCAGGAGGTAGCGCACGTCGACGCGCTCCACGTGTGGGATCGTCCCCACCGCCCGTTCCACGGCCTCCCGGATCACGTCCAGGGCCGGGCAGCCCGTGAAGGTGGGGAGCAGGTCGACCTCGACGCGGCCGCCTTGGCAGCGCACCGACTCCACGAGCCCCAGGTCCACGATGGAGACCGTCGGGATCTCCGGATCGCACACCGTCCCCAGGGCGTCCCACACGTCGTCCACACGCACATCGCCCGCAGGCATCGCCAAGGCCGGCACCCCCTTCGCGCAAGCTGCGGCGTCACCAGGCCGCCTGAGGGTCGCTCCGGTACACTTCTCCGAGCGCGCCGAGCAGGCGGTCGAGGTCCTCCGTGTGCGCGCCCTCGCGGCCGCCCAGCGCCTCCGGCCGCGGCGCCTCCCCGCCGGCGACGGCCAGCAGCGACGCCGCGCCGGGCACGCGCTCCGCCAGCCCGAAGGGCGCGAGCTCCTCGCGCGCGCGTTCCGCCCAGGCGCTCGCGAGGCCGGCCGCGCCGCCCGGGAAGAATCCCGCCTCGGTGGCGGCGCGGTCGAGCGCGGTCATTTCGAACAGGCCGGGGACGTCCGCGAGCACCGCTTCGAGCGCCGTCTCGAATCGCGACCGCGCTTCCCCCTCCGCGCCGGCCAGCCGCGCCACCCACGCGCGGCCGTGCATCAGGTGGTAGCGCTCCTCGCGGCGAAGCCGGTCGACGACCTGCGCCAGCTCGCGGCAGCTCGACGCGGCGAGCGCGTCGAGGCGGAGGTCGTCGAACAGGTCGTACAGGAAGTGGCGGACGACGGTGTAGGCCCAGTCGCCGTTCGGCCGCTCCAGGAGGCGCGCGTTCCGGAACTCCGGCGCGTCCCGAAGGAACGCCAGGCGATCCGGATCGTCGCCGCCCAGGTCCTTCAGCAGGTTGAAGAAGACGGAGGCGTGGCTGATCTCGTCCTGGGCGATGGAGGCCATCGCCACGTCCTCCTCGATGAACGGCGCGAACGCCGTCCATTCCGAGTCGCGGTGGCCCAGGACGAGC
The sequence above is drawn from the Clostridia bacterium genome and encodes:
- a CDS encoding beta-aspartyl-peptidase, whose amino-acid sequence is MTQAKEGAALWVRGAEVYAPEPLGRKDVLAVHGRITAIADRLPTPPAWLPGEEIDGRGLRLAPGLIDGHVHILGGGGEGGPTTRAPEVTVEALVTGGITTIVGLLGFDSVTRSVISLLAKARALQEEGVSAWIYTGSYQVPPRTVTGDVETDIVLIREVVGVGEIAIADQRASQADLGEIVRLAARARIGGFLANKSGRVHLHVGDGPAGLEPLVEAVARTDLPLSQFYPTHVNRQPRLLEQAAELARQGVPVDVTASATPELDAPDAVPPDEAVRRLLDSGVDPGLVTMSSDGNGSLPAFDEHGDLVSVEVGSVHILWEKLRRTVTRAGVPLETALRLATENVAQILKLPGKGRVAPGMDADFILLDDDLRLRAVIAGGRVAARDGKPLLHGPFEARARAGARRPSN
- the icd gene encoding isocitrate dehydrogenase (NADP(+)) — protein: MGAVFNPPADGQPIRYENGRLHVPDRPIIPFIEGDGTGPDIWRASVRVFDAAVEKAYQGKRRIAWMEVLAGEKAHNLTGDWLPDATLEAIKTYRVAIKGPLTTPVGGGIRSLNVTLRQELDLYACIRPVRWFEGVPSPVRHPEKLDIVIFRENTEDIYAGIEWPARSEEARKVIDFLAQEFGRGVRPDSGIGIKPISEFGSKRLVRKAIEYAIEHKRPSVTLVHKGNIMKYTEGAFRNWGYEVAREEFGDVTVSWDEVQKEHGGRVPEGKILIKDEICDAMFQKLLLRPEDYSVLASPNLNGDYLSDAAAAQVGGIGIAPGANVGDGYAVFEATHGTAPKYAGQDKVNPGSVILSGVMMLEYLGWNEAADAIVRAMERTISQRVVTYDFARLMENAKEVRTSEFADAVIANLTV
- the paaJ gene encoding phenylacetate-CoA oxygenase subunit PaaJ — its product is MRVDDVWDALGTVCDPEIPTVSIVDLGLVESVRCQGGRVEVDLLPTFTGCPALDVIREAVERAVGTIPHVERVDVRYLLSPAWSSDRVTERGRAALQAFGIAPPRREGPAAARPAQNVACPYCGSTATVLESDFGPTRCRTIYYCRACRNPFEKMKEV
- the paaC gene encoding phenylacetate-CoA oxygenase subunit PaaC — translated: MNAALRHLLLCLADDELVLGHRDSEWTAFAPFIEEDVAMASIAQDEISHASVFFNLLKDLGGDDPDRLAFLRDAPEFRNARLLERPNGDWAYTVVRHFLYDLFDDLRLDALAASSCRELAQVVDRLRREERYHLMHGRAWVARLAGAEGEARSRFETALEAVLADVPGLFEMTALDRAATEAGFFPGGAAGLASAWAERAREELAPFGLAERVPGAASLLAVAGGEAPRPEALGGREGAHTEDLDRLLGALGEVYRSDPQAAW